In one window of Nocardia brasiliensis DNA:
- a CDS encoding sulfurtransferase, whose protein sequence is MPAAPDSHPSFGAYPHPHRLVTTEWLSANIGTSGLKIVESNEDILLYDIGHVPGAIKIDWRGDLNDPVTRDYIDGARFTRLMRAKGIERDDTVVIYGDRGNAQAAHTLWVFTLFGHEDVRLLDGGRDAWISEERDTTFDTPYLSVSDYPDVDRDDTSARAFREDVLAHLGRPLLDVRSPEEYSGESTHPSPDHHPSSNRDAMLTSKPINPEDSALRGGHIPTATNIPWTEAFGNDGRFRSRAELDAIYGELAAADDVVVYSRVGERSSHTWFVLRYLLGIETVRNYDGSWTEWGNSVRMPIAKGAEPGVAPPSAGRRARAR, encoded by the coding sequence GTGCCCGCTGCTCCGGACTCGCATCCCTCATTCGGTGCTTACCCACATCCTCACCGACTAGTAACCACGGAGTGGCTGTCGGCAAACATCGGCACGTCCGGACTCAAGATCGTCGAGTCCAACGAGGACATTTTGCTGTACGACATCGGGCATGTGCCCGGTGCCATCAAGATCGATTGGCGCGGCGATCTCAATGACCCGGTCACCCGCGACTACATCGACGGCGCCCGATTCACCCGGTTGATGCGCGCCAAGGGAATCGAGCGAGACGATACCGTGGTGATCTACGGCGACCGGGGCAACGCGCAGGCGGCGCACACATTGTGGGTGTTCACTTTGTTCGGGCACGAAGATGTGCGATTGCTGGACGGCGGCCGCGACGCGTGGATTTCCGAGGAACGCGACACCACCTTCGACACCCCCTATCTTTCCGTCAGCGACTATCCGGACGTGGACCGCGACGACACCAGCGCGCGGGCCTTTCGCGAGGACGTGCTCGCCCACCTCGGCCGACCGCTGCTCGACGTGCGCTCGCCCGAGGAGTACTCCGGCGAATCGACCCACCCGTCACCCGACCACCATCCCTCATCGAATCGCGACGCGATGCTGACCAGCAAGCCGATCAACCCCGAGGACTCGGCGCTGCGCGGCGGACACATCCCGACCGCGACCAACATTCCATGGACCGAGGCATTCGGCAACGACGGACGCTTCCGCTCCCGCGCCGAACTGGACGCGATATACGGCGAGCTGGCCGCGGCGGACGACGTCGTGGTCTACAGCCGGGTCGGCGAACGGTCCAGCCACACCTGGTTCGTGCTGCGATATCTGCTCGGCATCGAGACGGTGCGCAACTACGACGGTTCCTGGACCGAGTGGGGTAACTCGGTGCGCATGCCGATCGCCAAGGGGGCTGAACCCGGCGTGGCGCCGCCGAGCGCGGGCCGCCGTGCGCGGGCCAGGTAG
- a CDS encoding helix-turn-helix transcriptional regulator, which translates to MSDSWPRRRLLAILRGASEPLDAQELARITGQHVTTVRFHLDVLTRESLVRQFQQPPRGRGRPRIGYSAVQRSIGYQDLAQVLADQLGPDPRRRSEAAIAAGRAWGAKLDVGDHRVETLEDAKDVTMTFLSELGFAPERDPNNDNAEQVLVRLTACPLRELARTHSEVVCGVHLGLIKEVLDRNGARGAVNVRLHPFVEPELCVVRLELLARREQEARREPDNREVAAVAAVADTGASVEPVIAPPSAGRIAPQLRNGDPNVAKQSAQQW; encoded by the coding sequence ATGTCCGATTCTTGGCCGCGGCGGCGACTGCTCGCGATCCTACGTGGCGCCAGCGAGCCTCTCGACGCCCAGGAACTGGCCAGAATCACCGGACAGCACGTCACCACGGTTCGGTTCCATCTGGATGTGCTCACCCGGGAATCCCTGGTGCGCCAATTTCAGCAGCCGCCGCGCGGTCGCGGCCGCCCGCGAATCGGATACAGCGCGGTGCAGCGATCGATCGGCTACCAGGATCTCGCGCAGGTGCTCGCCGATCAGCTCGGCCCCGATCCGCGTAGGCGGTCCGAGGCGGCGATCGCGGCGGGCCGGGCCTGGGGCGCGAAATTGGACGTCGGTGACCATCGGGTCGAAACGCTGGAGGACGCGAAAGACGTCACCATGACGTTTCTTTCGGAGCTCGGCTTCGCTCCCGAACGCGATCCGAACAACGACAACGCCGAGCAGGTGCTGGTCCGGCTCACCGCGTGTCCGCTGCGGGAACTCGCGCGCACGCATTCGGAGGTGGTGTGCGGCGTACACCTCGGCCTGATCAAAGAGGTGCTGGATCGCAACGGCGCGCGCGGAGCTGTGAATGTGCGGCTGCACCCGTTCGTCGAGCCGGAACTCTGCGTCGTCCGGCTGGAGTTGCTGGCGCGCCGCGAACAGGAGGCGCGCCGCGAGCCGGACAATCGTGAGGTCGCCGCGGTGGCCGCGGTCGCCGATACCGGCGCGTCGGTGGAGCCGGTGATCGCGCCGCCGTCAGCGGGCCGGATCGCCCCACAGCTGCGTAACGGCGACCCCAACGTCGCCAAGCAGTCGGCGCAGCAGTGGTAG
- a CDS encoding nucleoside triphosphate pyrophosphatase: MTRFVLASASPARREVLRAAGIDPIVRVSDVDEDAVAAALPDGTAAQVVVVELARAKAAAIAPKIPDLSADCVVVGCDSMLLVDGELQGKPHTAAIARARWGEMAGRSADLVTGHCVLRFRDGECVAEAVDCSSTTVHFGKPEPDELDAYIATGEPLQVAGAFTLDGLGGWFIDRIDGDPSSVIGIGLPLLRRLLGDVGVAVTQLWGDPAR; encoded by the coding sequence GTGACGCGGTTCGTTCTCGCCTCCGCGTCCCCGGCCCGCCGGGAAGTCCTGCGCGCCGCGGGCATCGACCCGATCGTCCGGGTGTCCGACGTGGACGAGGATGCCGTCGCGGCCGCGCTGCCCGATGGCACCGCCGCACAGGTCGTCGTGGTCGAGCTGGCCAGGGCCAAGGCCGCGGCGATCGCCCCGAAGATTCCCGATCTGAGCGCCGATTGCGTTGTCGTCGGCTGTGATTCGATGCTGCTGGTGGACGGCGAGCTGCAGGGCAAGCCGCACACCGCCGCGATCGCACGGGCCCGCTGGGGCGAAATGGCCGGGCGCAGTGCCGATCTGGTGACCGGTCACTGCGTGCTGCGATTCCGCGACGGCGAGTGCGTCGCCGAGGCGGTCGACTGCAGTTCCACCACAGTGCATTTCGGCAAGCCAGAGCCCGACGAGCTGGACGCCTACATCGCGACCGGCGAACCGCTGCAGGTGGCCGGCGCGTTCACCCTTGACGGGCTCGGCGGCTGGTTCATCGACCGGATCGACGGCGATCCGTCCAGCGTGATCGGTATCGGCCTACCACTGCTGCGCCGACTGCTTGGCGACGTTGGGGTCGCCGTTACGCAGCTGTGGGGCGATCCGGCCCGCTGA
- a CDS encoding acyl-CoA carboxylase subunit epsilon, whose product MTTVAEEDVLTAAELDLSVGALADQTEQAEGAQAGTAESAATGEPFFRVLKGNPSDEEIAALVCVLSAAANEAAAGSTGPIDMWGRPTFMHRGTSPFSPYAFPQLSHLRG is encoded by the coding sequence GTGACGACCGTGGCAGAAGAAGATGTGTTGACCGCCGCCGAGCTCGACCTCTCCGTCGGCGCGCTGGCCGACCAGACCGAGCAGGCCGAGGGCGCCCAGGCCGGCACCGCCGAGTCCGCTGCCACCGGGGAGCCGTTCTTCCGGGTGCTGAAGGGCAACCCGAGCGACGAGGAGATCGCCGCGCTGGTCTGTGTGCTGTCCGCGGCCGCGAACGAAGCCGCCGCGGGCTCGACCGGCCCGATCGACATGTGGGGCCGCCCCACGTTCATGCACCGGGGCACCTCGCCGTTCTCGCCCTACGCCTTCCCCCAGCTGTCCCACCTGCGCGGGTGA
- a CDS encoding acyl-CoA carboxylase subunit beta: MTSVQQQSAQDPAGAPDIHTTAGKLADLRNRLEEAKHPMGEAAVDKVHAKGKMTARERILALLDEGSFVELDALARHRSVNFGLDQNRPLGDGVVTGYGTIDGRDVCIFSQDVTVFGGSLGEVYGEKIVKVMDLALKTGRPLIGINEGAGARIQEGVVSLGLYGEIFHRNVQASGVIPQISLIMGPAAGGHVYSPALTDFVVMVDGTSQMFVTGPDVIKTVTGEDVSMEDLGGAHTHMTKSGVAHYVASGEQDALDYVKDLLSYLPSNNRAEAPRFPASDPIDGAIEDSLTDEDRELDSIIPDSPNQPYDMHEVIRRLLDDDEFLEVQAERAMNIIVGFGRIDGRSVGIVANQPTQFAGCLDIDASEKAARFVRTCDAFNIPILTLVDVPGFLPGTGQEYNGIIRRGAKLLYAYGEATVGKITVITRKAYGGAYDVMGSKHMGADVNLAWPTAQIAVMGASGAVGFVYRKKLQDAANSGDDVDALRLELQNEYEDTLVNPYVAAERGYVDAVIPPSHTRGQIVSALRLLERKMVSLPPKKHGNIPL; this comes from the coding sequence ATGACGAGTGTCCAGCAGCAGTCCGCGCAAGACCCGGCGGGCGCCCCCGACATCCACACCACCGCCGGGAAGCTGGCTGATCTGCGGAATCGGCTGGAAGAGGCCAAGCACCCGATGGGTGAGGCCGCAGTCGACAAGGTGCACGCGAAGGGCAAGATGACCGCCCGCGAGCGCATCCTCGCGCTGCTCGACGAGGGCTCCTTCGTCGAACTCGACGCGCTGGCCCGGCACCGCAGCGTCAATTTCGGACTGGACCAGAACCGTCCGCTCGGCGACGGCGTCGTCACCGGTTACGGCACCATCGACGGCCGCGACGTCTGCATCTTCAGCCAGGACGTCACCGTGTTCGGTGGCAGCCTCGGCGAGGTCTACGGCGAGAAGATCGTCAAGGTGATGGACCTGGCGCTCAAGACCGGCCGCCCGCTGATCGGCATCAACGAGGGCGCGGGCGCGCGCATCCAGGAGGGCGTCGTCTCGCTCGGCCTCTACGGCGAGATCTTCCACCGCAACGTGCAGGCCTCCGGCGTGATCCCGCAGATCTCGCTGATCATGGGCCCGGCCGCGGGTGGCCACGTGTACTCCCCCGCGCTGACCGACTTCGTGGTGATGGTCGATGGCACCAGTCAGATGTTCGTCACCGGACCCGACGTCATCAAGACGGTCACCGGCGAGGACGTCTCCATGGAGGACCTGGGTGGCGCGCACACCCATATGACGAAATCCGGTGTCGCGCACTATGTCGCGTCCGGCGAGCAGGACGCCCTCGACTACGTCAAGGACCTGCTGTCCTACCTGCCGAGCAACAACCGCGCCGAGGCGCCGCGGTTCCCGGCGTCGGACCCGATCGACGGCGCGATCGAGGACTCGCTCACCGACGAGGATCGCGAGCTGGACTCGATCATCCCGGACTCGCCGAACCAGCCCTATGACATGCACGAGGTGATCCGTCGCCTGCTCGACGACGACGAGTTCCTCGAGGTGCAGGCCGAGCGCGCGATGAACATCATCGTCGGCTTCGGCCGGATCGACGGCCGCAGCGTCGGCATCGTCGCCAACCAGCCGACCCAGTTCGCCGGCTGCCTCGATATCGACGCCTCGGAGAAGGCCGCGCGCTTCGTGCGCACCTGCGACGCGTTCAACATCCCGATCCTCACGCTGGTCGACGTGCCCGGCTTCCTGCCCGGCACCGGGCAGGAGTACAACGGCATCATCCGGCGCGGCGCGAAGTTGTTGTACGCGTACGGCGAGGCCACTGTGGGAAAGATCACGGTCATCACCCGCAAGGCCTACGGCGGCGCCTACGACGTCATGGGTTCCAAGCACATGGGCGCCGATGTGAACCTGGCCTGGCCCACCGCGCAGATCGCGGTGATGGGCGCCTCCGGCGCGGTCGGTTTCGTCTACCGCAAGAAGCTGCAGGACGCCGCCAACAGCGGGGATGACGTCGACGCGCTGCGGCTGGAGCTGCAGAACGAGTACGAGGACACCCTGGTGAACCCCTACGTCGCCGCCGAGCGCGGCTACGTGGACGCGGTCATTCCTCCGTCGCACACCCGTGGTCAGATCGTGTCGGCACTGCGGCTGCTCGAGCGCAAGATGGTCAGCCTGCCGCCGAAAAAACACGGCAACATCCCGTTGTGA
- a CDS encoding biotin--[acetyl-CoA-carboxylase] ligase, whose product MDRPPLDAEQLRRSLIESPELSFFHHIEVVESTGSTNADLIARAGESDADRVVLLAEQQEQGRGRHARTWISPARAQISMSLLVRLPGIDPAVLGWLPLLTGVAVVDALRASAGVHANLKWPNDVLIDGRKVAGILAEVAVSGDVPAVVIGMGLNVSLTEAELPVPHAISLTLAGAGDTDRTRLVQSMLTEFAARFTAWRDAGWKTAELAAAYRERCATLGKQVRAELPGGQTLTGVATDIDDAGRLLIGDRPVSAGDVTHLRADY is encoded by the coding sequence GTGGACAGGCCCCCTTTGGATGCAGAGCAGTTGCGGCGCAGTCTCATCGAGTCGCCCGAGCTGTCGTTCTTCCACCACATCGAGGTGGTGGAGTCGACCGGGTCCACCAACGCGGACCTGATCGCGCGGGCAGGCGAATCGGACGCCGATCGCGTGGTACTCCTCGCAGAGCAGCAGGAGCAAGGGCGCGGCAGGCACGCGCGCACCTGGATCAGCCCGGCGCGGGCCCAGATCTCGATGTCGCTGCTGGTGCGGCTGCCCGGGATCGACCCGGCAGTGCTCGGCTGGCTGCCGTTGCTCACCGGCGTCGCCGTGGTGGACGCACTGCGCGCGAGCGCCGGTGTGCACGCGAACCTCAAGTGGCCCAACGATGTGCTGATCGATGGCCGCAAAGTGGCGGGCATCCTCGCCGAGGTCGCGGTGAGCGGCGACGTGCCCGCCGTGGTCATCGGGATGGGGCTCAACGTGAGTCTCACCGAGGCCGAACTGCCGGTGCCGCATGCGATTTCGCTGACTCTGGCCGGTGCGGGCGACACCGATCGGACCCGGCTCGTGCAATCGATGCTGACCGAGTTCGCCGCCCGCTTCACCGCGTGGCGCGACGCGGGCTGGAAGACCGCCGAGCTGGCCGCCGCCTACCGCGAGCGCTGCGCGACGCTGGGCAAGCAGGTGCGCGCCGAACTGCCCGGCGGGCAGACGCTGACCGGTGTCGCCACCGACATCGACGACGCGGGCCGCCTGCTGATCGGCGACCGGCCGGTCTCCGCGGGCGACGTCACCCACCTGCGCGCCGACTACTGA
- a CDS encoding acyl-ACP desaturase: MTKDLTQLEILTELEPIAARTLDRHLKLAKEWHPHDYIPWDEGRNFAALGGEDWAPEQSKLSEVAKVAMITNLLTEDNLPSYHREIAENFSQDGAWGTWVGRWTAEENRHGIAIRDYLVVTRGVDPVALEQARMIHMTNGVAAPDNWGGFLESVTYVTFQELATRVSHRNTGRVCNDPIADRLLQRIAADENLHMVFYRTLCGAGLDLAPDQAMPAITKILTHFVMPGAGMPNFRRNGVLMAKHGIYDLRQHLEEVIAPVLKQWNIFERTDFGPRGEQAREELGLFIEKLEQDVVKFEEQRDRMFAREAAKAALQPA; the protein is encoded by the coding sequence GTGACCAAGGATCTGACGCAACTGGAAATCCTGACCGAACTGGAGCCGATCGCGGCCCGAACGCTCGACCGGCACCTGAAGCTGGCCAAGGAGTGGCACCCGCACGACTACATCCCGTGGGATGAGGGCCGCAATTTCGCCGCGCTCGGCGGCGAGGACTGGGCGCCGGAGCAGTCGAAGCTGAGCGAGGTGGCCAAGGTCGCCATGATCACCAATCTGCTCACCGAGGACAACCTGCCCTCCTACCACCGCGAGATCGCCGAGAACTTCTCCCAGGACGGCGCGTGGGGCACCTGGGTCGGCCGCTGGACCGCCGAGGAGAACCGCCACGGCATCGCGATCCGGGACTACCTCGTGGTCACCCGCGGCGTCGATCCGGTGGCGCTCGAGCAGGCCAGGATGATCCACATGACGAACGGGGTGGCCGCGCCGGACAACTGGGGCGGCTTCCTGGAAAGCGTTACCTACGTGACCTTTCAGGAGCTGGCCACCCGGGTCTCGCACCGCAACACCGGCCGGGTGTGCAACGACCCGATCGCCGATCGCCTGTTGCAGCGCATCGCCGCCGACGAGAACCTGCACATGGTCTTCTACCGCACGCTGTGCGGCGCGGGCCTGGACCTGGCGCCGGATCAGGCGATGCCTGCCATCACCAAGATCCTCACCCATTTCGTGATGCCCGGCGCGGGCATGCCGAACTTCCGCCGCAACGGTGTGCTGATGGCCAAGCACGGCATCTACGATCTGCGCCAGCATCTGGAAGAGGTGATCGCACCGGTGCTCAAGCAGTGGAACATCTTCGAGCGCACCGACTTCGGGCCGCGCGGCGAGCAAGCGCGCGAGGAGCTCGGGCTGTTCATCGAGAAGCTGGAGCAGGACGTGGTCAAGTTCGAGGAACAGCGCGACCGGATGTTCGCGCGCGAGGCGGCCAAGGCGGCGCTGCAACCGGCCTGA
- a CDS encoding PH domain-containing protein, producing the protein MGYPEDVLAPEEQLILHRHPHWKMLFWPIVTLIVATALAGFAGGLASRKAPEGTARTALLIAVLVIWLIIVVWRCVAPILGWKTTHFIITDRRVLVRQGVLTHTGIDIPMSRISSVQFRHGLFDRMLGTGTLIIESSSSEPLEFDDIPAVQRVHALLYHQVFEVEQGEHGRDAYSRERGDYR; encoded by the coding sequence ATGGGTTATCCGGAGGATGTGCTTGCGCCGGAAGAGCAGCTGATTCTGCATCGTCATCCGCACTGGAAGATGCTCTTCTGGCCGATCGTGACGCTGATCGTCGCCACCGCACTCGCCGGGTTCGCGGGGGGTCTGGCCTCGCGCAAGGCGCCCGAGGGCACCGCGCGTACCGCACTGCTGATCGCGGTGCTGGTCATCTGGCTGATCATCGTCGTATGGCGTTGCGTCGCACCGATTCTCGGTTGGAAGACGACGCATTTCATCATCACCGACCGGCGCGTGCTGGTGCGCCAGGGCGTACTGACGCACACCGGTATCGACATCCCGATGAGCCGCATCTCCAGCGTGCAGTTCCGGCACGGGTTGTTCGACCGGATGCTCGGCACCGGCACGCTCATCATCGAGTCCTCGTCGTCGGAGCCGCTCGAGTTCGACGACATCCCGGCGGTGCAGCGGGTGCACGCGCTGCTGTATCACCAGGTCTTCGAGGTCGAGCAGGGTGAGCACGGTCGCGACGCGTACTCGCGCGAGCGCGGCGACTATCGGTGA
- a CDS encoding response regulator transcription factor: protein MTAVLLAEDDEAIAAPLSRALGREGYSVTVERFGPAVLERALEGHHDLLILDLGLPGMDGLEVCRQVRASGADIAVLMLTARTDEVDFVVGLDAGADDYVGKPFRLAELLARVRALLRRSGIGDDTVEVGGIRLEPAARRVLVNGAEIGLANKEYELLKVLIDRAGQVVPRETILREVWGDAELRGSKTLDMHMSWLRRKIGDEGPMAERRIVTVRGVGFRLNTD, encoded by the coding sequence ATGACGGCCGTACTGCTAGCTGAAGACGACGAGGCGATCGCCGCGCCGTTGTCGCGCGCCCTGGGACGCGAGGGGTACTCGGTGACCGTCGAGCGCTTCGGTCCGGCCGTGCTCGAGCGCGCCCTGGAAGGGCATCATGATCTGCTGATCCTCGACCTCGGCCTGCCCGGCATGGACGGGCTGGAGGTGTGCCGTCAGGTCCGGGCCAGCGGCGCGGACATCGCCGTGCTGATGCTCACCGCCCGCACCGACGAGGTCGATTTCGTGGTCGGCCTGGACGCGGGCGCCGACGACTATGTGGGCAAGCCGTTCCGGCTGGCCGAGCTGCTGGCGCGGGTGCGAGCCCTGTTGCGGCGCAGCGGAATCGGCGACGACACGGTGGAGGTCGGCGGGATCCGGCTGGAGCCTGCCGCGCGCCGGGTGCTGGTGAACGGCGCCGAGATCGGCTTGGCCAACAAGGAATACGAGCTGCTGAAGGTGCTCATTGATCGCGCCGGTCAGGTGGTCCCGCGCGAGACCATCCTGCGCGAGGTCTGGGGTGACGCCGAGCTGCGCGGCTCCAAGACGCTGGACATGCACATGTCCTGGTTGCGGCGCAAGATCGGCGACGAGGGCCCGATGGCCGAGCGGCGCATCGTCACCGTGCGCGGCGTCGGCTTCCGGCTGAACACCGACTGA
- a CDS encoding sensor histidine kinase, whose amino-acid sequence MRRRILRSMLTVLMLTTVVLGVPLVYTAWLWVEDITRDDLQSKLERIAAAIIVQEHGDGMVLGELDTRAMEPVLPADAKLTIVYPAPEDNASRVDIGVDTVQDPLVESLSMGQRGSLRLEVPSAPMHARQRQAVAVVALAVLASLGAAVSVAVVTARRVADPLRDVAARAARLAMGDFRPDPRRHGISELDRVSDVLDSATVEIAGRLQREHALVADVSHQLRSRLTAVRLRLDELSAHADPEVVHEAEEAMAQVDRLTDAIDDLVRASRDEDAADLDPVPVMEELRGVVAEWTHPFSEAGRTLSLIGDESLRAPITGSRLREAVAVLVDNALMHGGGTCTVSVRTVRPGIDRDPLVCVEVADEGDGIRDELAPHIFDRGFSAGGSTGVGLALARALVEADGGRLELQRRRPALFAVFLNSSAYRSQNSVVPEPR is encoded by the coding sequence GTGCGGCGCAGAATCCTGCGGTCCATGCTCACCGTGCTGATGCTCACCACGGTGGTGCTCGGCGTGCCGCTCGTCTACACGGCCTGGCTCTGGGTCGAGGACATCACCCGCGACGACCTGCAGAGCAAATTGGAACGCATCGCCGCGGCCATCATCGTGCAGGAGCACGGCGACGGCATGGTGCTCGGCGAGCTCGACACCCGCGCGATGGAGCCGGTGCTGCCCGCCGATGCCAAGCTCACCATCGTCTACCCCGCGCCGGAGGACAACGCCTCGCGCGTGGACATCGGCGTGGACACGGTGCAGGACCCGCTGGTCGAGTCGCTGTCCATGGGGCAGCGCGGCTCGCTGCGGCTGGAGGTGCCCTCGGCGCCGATGCATGCCAGGCAGCGCCAGGCGGTCGCGGTGGTGGCGCTGGCCGTGCTCGCCTCGCTGGGCGCCGCGGTGTCGGTCGCGGTGGTCACCGCCCGTCGGGTGGCCGATCCGTTGCGTGACGTGGCCGCCAGGGCCGCCAGATTGGCTATGGGTGACTTCCGGCCGGACCCGCGCAGGCACGGCATCTCCGAACTGGACAGGGTCTCCGACGTGCTCGACTCGGCCACCGTCGAGATCGCCGGGCGGCTGCAGCGCGAGCACGCGCTGGTCGCCGACGTCTCTCACCAGCTGCGCAGCCGGCTCACCGCGGTCCGGCTGCGGCTCGACGAGCTGTCCGCGCACGCCGATCCCGAGGTGGTGCACGAGGCCGAGGAGGCCATGGCCCAGGTCGATCGGCTCACCGACGCGATCGACGACCTGGTTCGCGCGTCCAGGGACGAGGATGCGGCCGATCTCGACCCGGTGCCGGTGATGGAGGAGCTGCGCGGGGTGGTCGCCGAATGGACCCACCCCTTCTCCGAGGCGGGCCGCACGCTCTCGCTCATCGGCGACGAGTCGCTGCGCGCGCCGATCACCGGTTCTCGGCTGCGTGAGGCGGTCGCGGTGCTCGTCGACAACGCGCTCATGCACGGCGGCGGCACCTGCACGGTGTCGGTGCGCACGGTGCGTCCCGGGATCGATCGCGATCCGCTCGTGTGTGTGGAGGTGGCCGACGAGGGCGACGGCATCCGCGACGAACTCGCACCGCACATCTTCGACCGCGGCTTCTCGGCAGGCGGTTCGACCGGTGTGGGGCTGGCGCTGGCGCGGGCGCTGGTCGAGGCCGACGGCGGGCGGCTGGAATTGCAGCGGCGCAGGCCCGCGCTGTTCGCGGTGTTCCTGAATTCGTCGGCGTACCGGTCGCAGAACTCGGTGGTGCCGGAGCCGCGGTGA
- a CDS encoding GtrA family protein — protein MSFVDDVVRVLPRPLARIAFRHRELIKFAIVGATTFVIDSGIFYVLKWTVLSEKPVTAKIISGVIAVIASYILNREWSFRNRGGRERHHEALLFFAVSGVGVVLAFIPLWISSYVFDLRQPDVSFTVENIADFISAFIIGNLLQMAFRFWAMRRWVFPDEMNEIAAEFDEIVEEEFGRN, from the coding sequence GTGTCATTCGTCGACGACGTGGTTCGCGTCCTCCCCAGGCCTCTCGCGAGGATCGCGTTCCGGCATCGGGAGCTGATCAAGTTCGCGATCGTCGGCGCGACCACCTTCGTGATCGACAGCGGCATCTTCTACGTCCTGAAATGGACCGTCCTGTCGGAGAAGCCGGTCACCGCGAAAATCATCTCCGGCGTCATCGCGGTCATCGCGTCCTACATCCTCAACCGGGAATGGTCGTTCCGGAACCGGGGCGGGCGCGAACGACACCATGAGGCGCTGCTGTTCTTCGCGGTCAGCGGCGTCGGCGTCGTGCTGGCCTTCATCCCGCTGTGGATCTCCAGTTACGTCTTCGACCTGCGCCAACCCGATGTCAGCTTCACCGTCGAGAACATCGCCGACTTCATCAGCGCCTTCATCATCGGCAACCTGCTGCAGATGGCGTTCCGGTTCTGGGCGATGCGCCGCTGGGTGTTCCCCGACGAGATGAACGAGATCGCCGCCGAGTTCGACGAGATCGTCGAAGAGGAATTCGGCCGCAACTAG
- a CDS encoding 5-(carboxyamino)imidazole ribonucleotide synthase — MTILSDVDAVRSFESSGMPTVTMIGGGQLARMTHQAAIALGQRLRVLAERPDDPAAQVSPEVVLGSHADLAALRKAAVGSHALTFDHEHVPTEHLEALVAEGVNVQPPPQALVFAQDKLAMRRKLAELGLPVPAFTTVDSVEDAVRFGDEHGWRIVLKAVRGGYDGRGVWMPGSAAEATAIVADQLANEVRLLAEAKVDLKRELSAMVARSPFGQAATWPVVETVQRNGQCAVVIAPAPDLDDDLAAQAETLALHLAKELGVVGAMAVELFETHDGALLINELAMRPHNSGHWGMDGARTGQFEQHLRAVLDYPLGDTSPLAPVTVMANILGAAEAPAMTMDERLHHLFARMPDAKVHLYGKGERPDRKIGHINILGDDVAEVREKAERAAHWMSRAVWTDGWDPHQ, encoded by the coding sequence ATGACAATATTGTCCGACGTGGACGCCGTTCGCTCCTTCGAATCCTCGGGCATGCCCACCGTCACCATGATCGGCGGTGGTCAGCTGGCGCGCATGACGCACCAGGCCGCCATCGCGCTCGGCCAGCGGCTACGGGTGCTCGCCGAACGCCCCGACGACCCGGCCGCCCAGGTCAGCCCCGAGGTGGTGCTCGGAAGTCACGCCGACCTGGCCGCGTTGCGCAAGGCCGCGGTGGGCTCGCACGCACTCACCTTCGACCACGAGCACGTGCCGACCGAGCACCTAGAGGCGCTGGTCGCCGAGGGCGTGAATGTGCAGCCGCCGCCGCAGGCGCTGGTCTTCGCGCAGGACAAACTGGCCATGCGACGCAAGCTCGCGGAACTCGGCCTGCCGGTGCCCGCGTTCACCACCGTCGACTCGGTCGAGGACGCGGTGCGCTTCGGCGACGAGCACGGGTGGCGCATCGTGCTCAAGGCGGTGCGCGGCGGCTACGACGGCCGTGGCGTCTGGATGCCCGGGTCCGCGGCCGAGGCCACCGCGATCGTCGCCGATCAGCTCGCCAACGAGGTGCGGTTGCTGGCCGAGGCGAAGGTCGACCTGAAGCGCGAGCTGTCGGCGATGGTGGCGCGCTCGCCGTTCGGGCAGGCCGCCACCTGGCCGGTGGTGGAGACCGTGCAGCGCAACGGCCAGTGCGCCGTGGTGATCGCGCCCGCGCCGGACCTCGACGACGATCTGGCGGCGCAGGCGGAGACGCTGGCGCTGCACCTCGCCAAGGAACTCGGCGTGGTCGGCGCGATGGCCGTCGAACTCTTCGAAACCCACGACGGTGCGCTGCTGATCAACGAGCTGGCGATGCGGCCGCACAACTCCGGGCACTGGGGGATGGACGGCGCGCGCACCGGTCAGTTCGAGCAGCACCTGCGTGCCGTGCTGGACTATCCGCTCGGCGACACCAGCCCGCTCGCCCCGGTCACGGTGATGGCCAATATCCTCGGCGCGGCCGAGGCGCCCGCGATGACCATGGACGAGCGCCTGCACCACCTGTTCGCGCGGATGCCCGACGCGAAGGTGCACCTGTACGGCAAGGGCGAACGCCCGGATCGCAAGATCGGGCACATCAACATCCTCGGTGACGACGTCGCCGAGGTGCGGGAGAAGGCCGAACGCGCGGCGCACTGGATGTCGCGGGCGGTATGGACGGACGGGTGGGATCCCCACCAGTGA